The following proteins come from a genomic window of Gadus morhua chromosome 11, gadMor3.0, whole genome shotgun sequence:
- the cd79a gene encoding B-cell antigen receptor complex-associated protein alpha chain isoform X2, producing the protein MVLVIIFLLCSIVFSKGQRLRVTLDADRPFVRKQVLETVTLECCYGKSGGDYVAHTWIVSKLIANSTHDLQRVNVTDLRFKDEMPKDPSKVCHKLILMALQTSDAGLYQCFLNNSQHGVKVLSHGTFLQVYKPMGKILNLSENVKNNILTAQGILLLLCVLLPGAKLLFKTKQIHVLEKKKAMREEENIYEGLRIEDFSSPYDQIQRAPAETNYEDVYSEGEASLEKP; encoded by the exons ATGGTGTTGGTTATAATCTTCCTCCTGTGCAGCATTGTTT TTTCCAAGGGCCAACGATTGAGGGTCACCCTGGACGCTGACCGGCCCTTCGTGAGGAAGCAGGTGCTCGAAACGGTCACTCTGGAGTGCTGCTACGGAAAGAGCGGCGGGGACTATGTAGCCCACACCTGGATCGTCAGCAAGCTGATTGCCAACAGCACCCATGACCTTCAGCGGGTGAACGTGACTGACCTGCGTTTTAAAGACGAAATGCCCAAGGACCCTAGCAAAGTGTGCCACAAGCTAATTCTAATGGCGTTGCAGACCAGCGACGCTGGCCTCTACCAGTGCTTCCTCAACAACAGCCAACACGGTGTGAAAGTCCTGTCGCACGGTACCTTCCTGCAGGTCTACA AGCCGATGGGGAAAATACTAAACCTCAGTGAGAACGTGAAAAACAACATCCTGACCGCCCAGGGGATTCTGCTTCTGCTGTGTGTACTCCTGCCCGGGGCTAAACTACTCTTCAAG ACCAAGCAGATCCATGTGCTGGAGAAGAAGAAAGCaatgagggaagaggagaataTATATGAG GGGCTAAGAATAGAGGATTTCAGCTCTCCTTACGACCAGATCCAGCGCGCCCCGGCTGAGACGAACTATGAGGACGTGTACAGTGAGGGCGAGGCCAGCCTGGAGAAGCCTTGA
- the cd79a gene encoding B-cell antigen receptor complex-associated protein alpha chain isoform X1, translated as MVLVIIFLLCSIVSVSKGQRLRVTLDADRPFVRKQVLETVTLECCYGKSGGDYVAHTWIVSKLIANSTHDLQRVNVTDLRFKDEMPKDPSKVCHKLILMALQTSDAGLYQCFLNNSQHGVKVLSHGTFLQVYKPMGKILNLSENVKNNILTAQGILLLLCVLLPGAKLLFKTKQIHVLEKKKAMREEENIYEGLRIEDFSSPYDQIQRAPAETNYEDVYSEGEASLEKP; from the exons ATGGTGTTGGTTATAATCTTCCTCCTGTGCAGCATTGTTT CAGTTTCCAAGGGCCAACGATTGAGGGTCACCCTGGACGCTGACCGGCCCTTCGTGAGGAAGCAGGTGCTCGAAACGGTCACTCTGGAGTGCTGCTACGGAAAGAGCGGCGGGGACTATGTAGCCCACACCTGGATCGTCAGCAAGCTGATTGCCAACAGCACCCATGACCTTCAGCGGGTGAACGTGACTGACCTGCGTTTTAAAGACGAAATGCCCAAGGACCCTAGCAAAGTGTGCCACAAGCTAATTCTAATGGCGTTGCAGACCAGCGACGCTGGCCTCTACCAGTGCTTCCTCAACAACAGCCAACACGGTGTGAAAGTCCTGTCGCACGGTACCTTCCTGCAGGTCTACA AGCCGATGGGGAAAATACTAAACCTCAGTGAGAACGTGAAAAACAACATCCTGACCGCCCAGGGGATTCTGCTTCTGCTGTGTGTACTCCTGCCCGGGGCTAAACTACTCTTCAAG ACCAAGCAGATCCATGTGCTGGAGAAGAAGAAAGCaatgagggaagaggagaataTATATGAG GGGCTAAGAATAGAGGATTTCAGCTCTCCTTACGACCAGATCCAGCGCGCCCCGGCTGAGACGAACTATGAGGACGTGTACAGTGAGGGCGAGGCCAGCCTGGAGAAGCCTTGA